A genomic window from Micromonospora ferruginea includes:
- a CDS encoding RNA polymerase sigma factor, giving the protein MDEAMLRSLTPGVLGVLVRRGADFAAAEDAVQDALVEALRVWPDDPPREPKAWLVTVAWRRFLDVARADAARRRREDLVDEEPAPGPVPETDDTLRLYFLCAHPSLTPSSAVALTLRAVGGLTTRQIARAYLVPEATMAQRISRAKRTVAGVRFDQPGDVATVLRVLYLVFNEGYSGDVDLAAEAIRLTRQLRVAVDHPEVSGLLALMLLHHARRASRTGPDGALVPLADQDRRRWDTGLIAEGVEILQTALSRDRLGEFQAQAAVAALHADAPTAAATDWVQIVEWYDELVRLTASPVARLNRAVAVGEADGPRAGLAALAPLDADLPRYAAVAAYLHERDGDRSTAARLYADAARRATNLAERDHLTRQAARLNTR; this is encoded by the coding sequence ATGGACGAGGCGATGCTGCGCAGCCTCACGCCGGGCGTCCTCGGCGTCCTCGTCCGCCGCGGAGCCGACTTCGCGGCGGCCGAGGACGCCGTGCAGGACGCGCTGGTCGAGGCGCTCCGCGTCTGGCCGGACGACCCGCCGCGCGAGCCGAAGGCGTGGCTGGTCACCGTGGCCTGGCGCCGGTTCCTCGACGTGGCCCGCGCCGACGCCGCCCGGCGCCGGCGCGAGGACCTCGTCGACGAGGAGCCGGCGCCCGGGCCGGTGCCCGAGACCGACGACACGCTCCGGCTCTACTTCCTGTGCGCGCACCCGTCTTTGACCCCGTCGTCGGCGGTCGCGCTGACCCTGCGCGCCGTCGGCGGACTCACCACCCGCCAGATCGCCCGCGCCTACCTGGTGCCGGAGGCGACCATGGCGCAGCGGATCAGCCGGGCCAAGCGCACCGTGGCCGGCGTACGATTCGACCAGCCCGGCGACGTCGCCACCGTGCTGCGGGTGCTCTACCTGGTGTTCAACGAGGGCTACTCCGGCGACGTCGACCTCGCGGCCGAGGCGATCCGGCTCACCCGCCAACTCCGGGTCGCCGTCGACCATCCCGAGGTGTCCGGGCTGCTCGCCCTCATGCTGCTGCACCACGCCCGCCGGGCCAGCCGGACCGGCCCCGACGGCGCCCTGGTGCCACTGGCCGACCAGGACCGCCGCCGCTGGGACACCGGCCTGATCGCCGAGGGGGTGGAGATCCTGCAGACCGCCCTGTCGCGCGACCGGCTGGGCGAGTTCCAGGCCCAGGCCGCCGTCGCGGCCCTGCACGCCGACGCGCCCACCGCCGCGGCGACCGACTGGGTGCAGATCGTCGAGTGGTACGACGAACTGGTCCGCCTCACCGCCAGCCCGGTGGCGCGGCTCAACCGCGCGGTGGCGGTCGGCGAGGCGGACGGTCCCCGCGCCGGGCTCGCCGCGCTCGCACCGCTGGACGCGGACCTGCCCCGGTACGCGGCGGTGGCGGCGTACCTGCACGAGCGCGACGGTGACCGGTCGACGGCGGCCCGGCTCTACGCCGACGCGGCCCGCCGGGCGACCAACCTCGCCGAACGCGACCACCTGACCCGCCAGGCCGCCCGCCTGAACACCCGGTGA
- a CDS encoding MFS transporter has translation MTGERLGGRFALLWSASTLSALGSGTATVAAPLYVASRTDDPLVVSAGAAVSWLPWLLFALPGGVLADRVDRRRLMVLIDWVRVVALVVLAAAMVTERAGVALLYVVLFVVNTGEVVFRVAAQAVLPAVVPRSRLERANGWLGGGTQVTQNMIAGPLGGFLFVLAAAAPFALNAGTYALSAVLVGLLAGTYRGGPAPDGRGSARAEIAEGFRWLLSQRLLRTMAALIGLLNVTLTAAIAVLVLLATERLGLGSVGYGALFTCMAVGGLLGSVLGDRLIAAVTATWTVRVGLLVEAGLHLALAASRSAVVVGVALFAFGVHSALWNIVANSLRQRLTPPAMMGRVGSTTLFVAAGGNCVGALLGGVVAARFGITAPYWVGFAVAVGVIAATWRVFDRATVAAAYAEPTAADTREPVTG, from the coding sequence GTGACGGGGGAACGGCTCGGCGGGCGCTTCGCCCTGCTGTGGAGCGCGAGCACGCTGTCCGCACTCGGCAGCGGCACCGCCACCGTGGCCGCACCGCTGTACGTGGCGTCGCGTACCGACGATCCGCTCGTCGTCTCCGCCGGCGCGGCGGTCTCCTGGCTGCCGTGGCTGCTGTTCGCGTTGCCCGGCGGTGTGCTGGCCGACCGGGTGGACAGGCGTCGGCTGATGGTGCTCATCGACTGGGTGCGGGTCGTGGCGCTTGTCGTGCTGGCCGCCGCGATGGTCACCGAGCGGGCCGGGGTGGCGCTGCTCTACGTGGTGCTGTTCGTGGTCAACACCGGCGAGGTGGTGTTCCGCGTCGCCGCCCAGGCGGTGCTGCCGGCCGTGGTGCCGCGCTCCCGGCTGGAACGGGCCAACGGCTGGCTCGGCGGCGGCACCCAGGTGACGCAGAACATGATCGCCGGTCCGCTCGGCGGGTTCCTGTTCGTGCTCGCGGCGGCGGCGCCGTTCGCGCTCAACGCCGGCACGTACGCGCTCAGCGCCGTGCTGGTCGGCCTGCTCGCCGGCACGTACCGGGGCGGCCCGGCGCCGGACGGCCGGGGCTCGGCGCGGGCGGAGATCGCCGAGGGCTTCCGGTGGCTGCTGTCGCAGCGGCTGCTGCGCACCATGGCGGCGCTGATCGGGCTGCTCAACGTCACGCTGACCGCGGCGATCGCGGTGCTGGTGCTGCTCGCGACCGAGCGCCTGGGCCTCGGTTCGGTCGGCTACGGGGCGTTGTTCACCTGCATGGCGGTGGGTGGCCTGCTCGGGTCGGTGCTCGGCGACCGGCTGATCGCCGCCGTCACCGCCACCTGGACGGTCCGGGTGGGTCTGCTGGTCGAGGCCGGCCTGCACCTGGCGCTGGCCGCCTCGCGCAGCGCGGTGGTGGTCGGCGTCGCGCTGTTCGCGTTCGGGGTGCACAGCGCACTGTGGAACATCGTGGCCAACTCGCTGCGCCAGCGGCTCACCCCGCCGGCGATGATGGGTCGGGTGGGCAGCACCACGCTGTTCGTCGCGGCCGGCGGCAACTGTGTCGGGGCGCTGCTCGGCGGGGTGGTCGCCGCCCGGTTCGGCATCACCGCCCCGTACTGGGTGGGCTTCGCGGTGGCGGTCGGGGTGATCGCCGCGACCTGGCGGGTCTTCGACCGGGCCACGGTGGCCGCCGCGTACGCCGAGCCGACCGCCGCGGACACCCGCGAGCCGGTGACCGGCTGA
- a CDS encoding lycopene cyclase family protein, whose product MPDSSPVDVDLALVGGGGAASLVLAALDRHRVTGVRVAVVDPVHKRGQDRTWAFWGTPGGDLEPLLSASWSRVEVVTAAGRRVLPLDPLRYAMVRSAPVYDRAAEAERRLDAVRIGAPAGELRDDGDRVTVCDPEGRALVRAGWVLDSRPREPARPGRTSWLQHFRGWWLAADEPTFDPDRAVLMDFRTPQPARGVSFGYVLPVDDRFALVEYTEFGPTLLDDAGYDAALRGYADLLGLDLAALRVREVENGVIPMTDGPFVARPSPRVVRLGTAGGATRPSTGFTFSAMLRQADQVARAVAAGRPPVPAPAYPGRHRWMDAVALRALDRGHVDGVGFFERLFDRNPPERVLRFLDGVTTPAEDLAVMRSSPLLPMTGAVLGDAAGRLRARLPG is encoded by the coding sequence ATGCCCGACTCCTCCCCGGTCGACGTCGACCTCGCGCTGGTCGGTGGCGGCGGCGCCGCCTCGCTGGTCCTGGCCGCCCTGGACCGGCACCGGGTGACCGGCGTGCGGGTGGCCGTGGTGGATCCGGTGCACAAGCGCGGCCAGGACCGCACCTGGGCGTTCTGGGGCACGCCCGGCGGCGACCTGGAGCCGCTGTTGAGCGCGAGCTGGTCGCGGGTCGAGGTGGTGACGGCGGCGGGCCGCCGCGTCCTGCCGCTGGACCCGCTGCGGTACGCCATGGTGCGCTCCGCCCCGGTCTACGACCGGGCTGCCGAGGCCGAGCGGCGGTTGGACGCGGTGCGGATCGGCGCGCCGGCGGGGGAGTTGCGCGACGACGGTGACCGGGTGACCGTGTGCGATCCGGAGGGCCGGGCGTTGGTGCGGGCCGGCTGGGTGCTCGACTCACGTCCCCGCGAGCCGGCGCGGCCCGGGCGGACCAGTTGGTTGCAGCACTTCCGGGGGTGGTGGCTGGCGGCCGACGAGCCGACGTTCGACCCCGACCGGGCGGTGCTGATGGACTTCCGCACCCCGCAGCCGGCGCGCGGGGTGTCGTTCGGGTACGTGCTGCCGGTCGACGACCGCTTCGCGCTGGTGGAGTACACCGAGTTCGGCCCGACGCTGCTGGACGACGCCGGCTACGACGCGGCGTTGCGCGGCTACGCCGACCTGCTGGGGTTGGACCTGGCCGCGTTGCGGGTGCGGGAGGTGGAGAACGGGGTGATCCCGATGACCGACGGCCCGTTCGTGGCCCGCCCGAGCCCCCGGGTGGTGCGGCTGGGCACCGCCGGCGGGGCGACCCGGCCGTCCACCGGGTTCACCTTCTCCGCCATGCTCCGCCAGGCCGACCAGGTGGCCCGGGCGGTCGCGGCGGGCCGGCCGCCGGTGCCCGCGCCCGCCTATCCGGGCCGGCACCGGTGGATGGACGCGGTGGCGTTGCGCGCCCTGGACCGGGGGCACGTGGACGGGGTGGGGTTCTTCGAGCGGCTGTTCGACCGCAACCCGCCGGAGCGGGTGCTGCGTTTCCTCGACGGGGTGACCACGCCGGCCGAGGACCTGGCGGTGATGCGGTCCAGCCCGCTGCTGCCGATGACCGGTGCGGTGCTCGGCGACGCCGCCGGCCGGCTACGCGCCCGGCTGCCCGGCTAG
- a CDS encoding DUF6069 family protein, which translates to MPATTVRPARRRDRLLTVLAAIAATLLGWAVAVPLAGVELTARSGGGGEQRVTPVAVAVSTLLAGLAGWALLAVLERFTGRAGTVWTVVAVVVALLSLLGPLTGGVGRAATVTLVALHLLAGAVLVPGLRRTAVR; encoded by the coding sequence ATGCCCGCCACCACCGTCCGTCCGGCCCGCCGCCGTGATCGGCTGCTCACCGTGCTCGCCGCCATCGCCGCGACGCTGCTGGGCTGGGCCGTCGCGGTGCCGCTCGCCGGGGTGGAGCTGACCGCCCGCAGCGGCGGTGGCGGCGAGCAGCGCGTCACCCCGGTGGCGGTGGCGGTGAGCACGCTGTTGGCCGGGCTGGCCGGCTGGGCGCTGCTGGCCGTGCTGGAGCGGTTCACCGGGCGGGCGGGGACGGTCTGGACCGTGGTCGCGGTGGTGGTGGCGCTGCTGTCGCTGCTCGGCCCGCTGACCGGGGGAGTGGGACGCGCGGCCACGGTGACGCTTGTGGCCCTGCACCTGCTCGCCGGTGCCGTGCTGGTGCCCGGCCTGCGGCGGACCGCGGTCCGCTGA
- a CDS encoding Gfo/Idh/MocA family oxidoreductase — protein MTGEPLRVGLLGYGTAGRFFHAPLIAATDGLRLDAVVTRDAGRRAQATAAHPDARVVDDAARLWADADALDLVVVAAPNRQHVPLARAAVAAGLPVVVDKPVAPDAAQGRALVAEAAAAGVPLTVFQNRRWDGDYRTVRRLVEAGDLGRVTRFESRFERWRPAVKPGWRESAAPGEAGGALFDLGAHLVDQAVHLFGPVEHVYAEVDRRRPGAEVDDDAFVALTHTCGVRSHLWMGAVTAQLGPRFRVLGDRAAYTSWGLDPQEAALRAGRRPGEPGWGEVGPDRYGRLGADDDLRAVPTEAGCYPDFYARVAAALRDGTPMPVDPAEAVAVVELIELAHSSAAQGVTLPVPPV, from the coding sequence ATGACGGGCGAGCCGCTGCGGGTGGGACTGCTGGGGTACGGGACGGCCGGGCGGTTCTTCCACGCCCCGCTGATCGCCGCCACCGACGGGCTGCGGCTGGACGCCGTGGTGACCCGTGACGCCGGGCGCCGCGCGCAGGCCACCGCCGCGCACCCCGACGCCCGGGTGGTCGACGACGCCGCGCGGCTCTGGGCCGACGCCGACGCGCTCGACCTGGTGGTGGTGGCCGCGCCCAACCGGCAGCACGTGCCGCTGGCCCGCGCGGCGGTCGCCGCCGGGCTGCCGGTGGTGGTGGACAAGCCGGTCGCGCCGGACGCCGCGCAGGGCCGGGCGCTGGTCGCCGAGGCAGCCGCCGCCGGGGTGCCGCTGACCGTGTTCCAGAACCGGCGCTGGGACGGCGACTACCGCACCGTGCGGCGGCTCGTCGAGGCCGGTGACCTGGGCCGGGTCACCCGGTTCGAGTCACGGTTCGAGCGGTGGCGCCCGGCGGTCAAACCCGGTTGGCGGGAGAGCGCCGCCCCCGGCGAGGCCGGCGGCGCGCTGTTCGACCTCGGCGCCCACCTGGTCGACCAGGCGGTGCACCTGTTCGGGCCGGTGGAACACGTCTACGCCGAGGTGGACCGGCGACGCCCCGGCGCGGAGGTGGACGACGACGCGTTCGTCGCGCTCACCCACACCTGCGGCGTGCGCTCGCACCTGTGGATGGGCGCGGTCACCGCGCAGCTCGGCCCGCGCTTCCGGGTGCTCGGCGACCGGGCCGCGTACACCAGTTGGGGCCTCGACCCGCAGGAGGCGGCGCTGCGCGCCGGCCGCCGGCCCGGCGAACCCGGCTGGGGCGAGGTCGGCCCGGACCGGTACGGGCGACTCGGCGCCGACGACGACCTGCGCGCCGTGCCCACCGAGGCGGGCTGCTACCCGGACTTCTACGCCCGGGTGGCGGCGGCGCTGCGCGACGGCACGCCGATGCCCGTCGACCCGGCCGAGGCGGTCGCCGTGGTGGAGCTGATCGAGCTGGCCCACTCATCGGCCGCGCAGGGCGTCACCCTCCCGGTGCCCCCGGTGTAA
- a CDS encoding YciI family protein: MAKYLLLKHYRGGPTPVTDMPMLDRWTPEEVSAHVQYMRDFAARLESTGEFVDSQALSPEGTFVRSDGEGRPPVTDGPFAETKDLIAGWMVIDVDSYERALDLAAELSAAPGQGGEPIHEWLELRPFLTAPPTITE, translated from the coding sequence ATGGCGAAGTACCTGCTGCTGAAGCACTACCGCGGCGGCCCCACCCCGGTCACCGACATGCCGATGCTGGACCGGTGGACGCCGGAGGAGGTCTCGGCGCACGTGCAGTACATGCGCGACTTCGCGGCCCGGCTGGAGTCCACCGGTGAGTTCGTCGACTCGCAGGCACTCTCCCCGGAGGGCACGTTCGTCCGCTCCGACGGCGAGGGCCGCCCGCCGGTCACCGACGGCCCGTTCGCCGAGACCAAGGACCTCATCGCCGGGTGGATGGTGATCGACGTGGACAGCTACGAGCGCGCCCTCGACCTGGCCGCCGAGCTGTCGGCCGCGCCCGGGCAGGGCGGCGAGCCGATCCACGAGTGGCTGGAGCTGCGCCCGTTCCTGACCGCGCCGCCCACGATCACGGAGTGA